In one window of Janthinobacterium sp. 1_2014MBL_MicDiv DNA:
- a CDS encoding AraC family transcriptional regulator, with the protein MTIDTSNPPILPPMLLAPLRALRMSQPQERVTPPHRHASGQLFGAERGLLSIGADSGQWVVPASHCVWMPPHHAHALRSHGPFAGWSVYVDEASCASLPAAPCVMRVSGLLREAVGRASSWEGGALDARQARVAGVILDEIAASPHEPFGLPLPTDPRLLRVARAVLDDLADERGVAALAAWAGVSPRTLARRFQAETGFAPAAWRQRARILRTLELLAAGQPVTTIALDLGYDNVSAFIAMFKRVMGVTPGRYGEGME; encoded by the coding sequence ATGACTATCGATACGTCAAATCCGCCAATCTTGCCGCCGATGCTGCTGGCGCCGCTGCGCGCCCTGCGCATGTCTCAGCCACAGGAGCGGGTGACGCCGCCGCACCGCCATGCCAGCGGCCAGTTGTTCGGCGCCGAGCGCGGCTTGCTGTCCATCGGCGCCGACAGCGGGCAGTGGGTGGTGCCCGCCAGCCACTGCGTGTGGATGCCGCCCCATCACGCCCATGCGCTGCGTTCGCATGGCCCGTTTGCGGGCTGGAGCGTGTATGTGGACGAGGCCAGTTGCGCCAGCTTGCCTGCCGCGCCGTGCGTGATGCGCGTTTCGGGCTTGCTGCGCGAGGCGGTGGGCCGCGCCAGCAGCTGGGAAGGTGGCGCGCTCGATGCGCGGCAAGCCCGCGTGGCGGGCGTGATACTCGACGAGATCGCCGCCTCGCCTCACGAGCCCTTCGGTTTGCCCCTGCCCACGGACCCGCGCCTGTTGCGCGTGGCGCGTGCCGTGCTCGATGACCTGGCCGACGAGCGGGGCGTGGCGGCACTGGCCGCCTGGGCCGGCGTCTCGCCGCGCACCCTGGCGCGCCGCTTCCAGGCCGAGACCGGCTTTGCGCCGGCCGCGTGGCGCCAGCGCGCCCGCATCCTGCGCACCCTGGAATTATTGGCCGCCGGCCAGCCCGTCACGACGATTGCGCTGGACCTGGGCTACGACAACGTCAGCGCCTTCATCGCCATGTTCAAGCGCGTGATGGGCGTGACGCCGGGCAGGTATGGGGAGGGGATGGAGTAG